A part of Caldicellulosiruptor owensensis OL genomic DNA contains:
- a CDS encoding FAD-binding protein translates to MYDIIIVGGGPAGSTLARLLSRNYNILLLEKRSFEKSDIRTKCCGGLIAPDAQLMLAKFGLGVPKEVLQTPQLFAVRAIDFDNSIERYYQRYYINIDREEFDKWLIRSIPSQVDVLTNSIYKSLEIVGNENIKVKFSWNGKEYKEQCKLLVGADGAFSKLRRQNFNNFLSPKLYIAIQEWFETGFNLDYYGAIFDREITDFYSWTIPKENHLLIGTALMPNKDALKKFELLKEKLKIYGFKVEKMTKRCSAYIFRPTSVRHIITGNDKIALIGEAAGFISPSSAEGLSFAFKSSLALAKALESGIDGYDKRYKENVKTLKKSILFKNIKSVIMYNPVLRRLVMKTGLLSVDIEKYFY, encoded by the coding sequence ATGTATGATATAATCATTGTGGGTGGAGGGCCTGCAGGTTCCACTTTGGCAAGGTTGCTCAGTAGAAACTATAATATTTTACTTTTGGAAAAAAGGTCTTTTGAGAAATCGGATATTAGGACAAAGTGCTGTGGAGGTCTTATTGCGCCTGACGCACAGTTGATGCTTGCAAAGTTTGGCTTGGGTGTTCCAAAAGAAGTTTTGCAAACTCCTCAATTGTTTGCTGTAAGAGCTATTGATTTTGATAACTCGATAGAGAGGTATTATCAGAGGTATTACATAAATATTGATAGAGAAGAATTTGATAAGTGGTTAATTAGAAGTATTCCTTCACAGGTTGATGTTCTTACAAATTCAATTTATAAATCTTTGGAGATAGTTGGGAACGAAAATATAAAAGTTAAATTCAGTTGGAATGGTAAAGAATATAAAGAGCAGTGCAAGTTACTGGTTGGTGCAGATGGAGCTTTTTCTAAATTGAGAAGACAAAATTTTAATAACTTTCTCAGTCCCAAATTATATATTGCTATTCAAGAGTGGTTTGAAACCGGTTTCAATTTAGACTATTATGGAGCAATATTTGATAGAGAAATAACAGATTTTTATTCATGGACAATTCCAAAAGAGAATCATTTACTAATAGGAACAGCATTAATGCCTAATAAAGATGCTTTAAAAAAATTTGAACTTTTAAAGGAAAAGTTAAAAATATATGGATTTAAAGTTGAGAAAATGACAAAAAGATGTAGTGCTTATATATTCCGTCCTACATCAGTAAGACATATTATAACAGGGAACGACAAAATAGCATTAATTGGAGAAGCTGCAGGTTTCATTAGTCCAAGTTCTGCTGAGGGTTTAAGTTTTGCTTTTAAGAGTTCTTTGGCTCTTGCAAAAGCACTTGAGAGTGGTATAGATGGATATGATAAACGTTACAAAGAGAATGTAAAAACGCTTAAGAAAAGTATACTGTTTAAGAATATAAAGTCAGTCATAATGTACAATCCTGTTTTAAGGAGATTGGTGATGAAAACAGGGCTTTTAAGTGTGGATATAGAAAAGTATTTCTATTAG
- a CDS encoding TM1266 family iron-only hydrogenase system putative regulator: MERRIGVIGIVVDNRKEVADKLNKILTEHGDIIVGRMGIPYKERGLCVISLIVDGTTDEIGALTGKLGSLSGVKVKSALTK, from the coding sequence ATGGAAAGACGAATTGGGGTTATTGGGATTGTAGTTGACAACAGAAAAGAAGTTGCAGATAAGCTCAACAAGATCCTAACTGAACATGGGGATATTATTGTTGGAAGGATGGGTATACCATATAAAGAAAGAGGACTTTGTGTGATTTCGCTTATAGTTGATGGAACAACTGATGAGATTGGTGCGCTCACAGGAAAGCTTGGGTCTTTGAGCGGTGTTAAGGTAAAAAGTGCTCTTACTAAATAA
- the hydG gene encoding [FeFe] hydrogenase H-cluster radical SAM maturase HydG: MFRKDEWERAEFINDQMVYDILEEGNKNVDRAEEIIEKALQLNGLEPREVATLLYIEDKDLLEKLFKAAKQVKERIYGKRIVLFAPLYISNFCVNNCRYCGYHRSNTKMKRRKLTMDEIRREVEIIESLGHKRIALELGEDPKEAPIEYVVDSLKTIYSVYKEKGNIRRVNVNIAATTIEEYRMLKEAKIGTYVLFQETYHRPTYEYMHPEGPKSDYDWHAMAMDRAMQAGIDDVGLGVLFGLYDYKFEVVGLILHAKHLEERFGVGPHTISVPRIRPAEGVEVTKERYPYLVSDDEFKKIVAIIRLAVPYTGMILSTRERPGFREEVIDLGISQISAGSCTGVGGYTLEYEGKSTGDLDEDLAQFEVGDKRSPDEVIRTLCEAGYIPSYCTACYRKGRTGDLFMQYAKTGDIQDFCTPNALLTFMEYLEDYGSEKTKEVGRRLIYEGLNQIKDERMRKETEKRLEMIKSGVRDLYF, translated from the coding sequence ATGTTTAGAAAAGATGAATGGGAAAGAGCTGAGTTTATAAATGACCAGATGGTCTATGATATCCTTGAAGAGGGGAACAAAAATGTTGATAGAGCGGAAGAAATAATTGAAAAAGCTTTGCAGCTAAATGGACTTGAGCCTCGAGAGGTTGCAACACTTCTTTATATAGAGGACAAAGACCTTTTGGAAAAGCTTTTTAAGGCAGCAAAACAGGTAAAAGAGAGGATTTATGGCAAGAGAATTGTACTTTTTGCACCTCTTTATATCAGCAACTTTTGTGTAAACAACTGCCGATACTGTGGCTATCACAGGTCAAATACAAAGATGAAAAGAAGAAAACTTACAATGGATGAAATACGAAGAGAAGTTGAAATAATTGAGTCTCTTGGGCACAAAAGAATTGCGCTTGAACTTGGTGAAGACCCCAAAGAAGCGCCAATTGAATATGTAGTAGATAGCTTAAAAACAATATATTCGGTATATAAAGAAAAAGGAAACATAAGAAGGGTGAACGTCAATATCGCTGCAACAACCATTGAAGAATATCGAATGCTAAAAGAAGCAAAAATAGGCACATATGTACTTTTCCAGGAAACATACCACAGACCAACATATGAATATATGCATCCGGAAGGTCCAAAATCAGATTACGACTGGCATGCAATGGCAATGGACAGAGCAATGCAGGCAGGAATTGATGATGTTGGGCTTGGAGTGCTCTTTGGGCTTTATGACTATAAATTTGAGGTTGTTGGGCTAATCTTGCATGCAAAGCATCTTGAAGAAAGGTTTGGAGTAGGACCGCATACAATCTCTGTGCCAAGGATTAGACCTGCTGAAGGTGTTGAGGTGACAAAAGAAAGGTATCCTTACCTTGTTTCTGATGATGAATTTAAAAAGATTGTTGCTATAATTCGGCTTGCTGTGCCATACACTGGCATGATTTTATCTACCCGTGAAAGACCAGGTTTTAGAGAAGAAGTAATTGACCTTGGAATATCTCAAATCAGTGCCGGGTCTTGTACAGGTGTTGGTGGCTACACACTTGAATACGAAGGGAAATCCACAGGTGATTTAGATGAAGATCTTGCACAATTTGAAGTAGGAGATAAAAGAAGCCCAGATGAGGTAATAAGGACGCTTTGTGAGGCAGGTTATATTCCAAGCTACTGCACAGCATGTTATAGAAAAGGAAGAACAGGAGATTTGTTTATGCAGTATGCAAAGACAGGTGATATTCAGGACTTTTGCACACCAAATGCACTTTTGACTTTTATGGAATATTTAGAAGACTATGGGTCTGAAAAGACAAAAGAGGTGGGAAGACGGTTAATATATGAGGGTTTAAATCAAATAAAAGATGAAAGAATGCGCAAAGAGACAGAAAAAAGGCTTGAGATGATAAAAAGTGGAGTAAGAGATTTGTATTTCTAA
- a CDS encoding response regulator — protein sequence MKVCIVDDAQFIRVMLKDIFTSLGHQVVAEFCSASPLIEEIEDLKPDIITLDITMPDIDGLTATRIIKNILPETHVIIISAISQPDIEKEAKKCGAFEFIRKPFSKLAIEHVLKQIEEEQNSKNGAVR from the coding sequence ATGAAGGTTTGTATTGTAGATGACGCCCAGTTTATAAGGGTCATGCTAAAGGATATTTTCACATCACTTGGGCACCAGGTTGTTGCCGAATTTTGTTCAGCATCGCCGCTCATAGAAGAGATAGAAGACCTAAAGCCGGATATTATAACTCTTGATATAACCATGCCTGATATTGACGGTCTTACTGCGACGCGTATCATTAAAAATATACTGCCAGAAACACATGTTATCATAATCTCCGCAATCTCCCAGCCAGACATTGAAAAAGAAGCAAAAAAATGTGGTGCTTTTGAGTTTATAAGAAAGCCGTTTTCAAAACTGGCAATTGAGCATGTTTTAAAGCAAATTGAAGAAGAGCAAAATAGCAAAAATGGGGCTGTGCGTTAG
- a CDS encoding tRNA1(Val) (adenine(37)-N6)-methyltransferase: protein MLRKENLKIGNYCIYQDTDFFLYGTDAVVLSDFIQLKKNDIVVEFGTGNLIIPILLWAKGKKFKKLYALEIQKEVCELAILNRNINNLQDRIEVINADLKDALKIFGSEFANVVFTNPPYRKVNSGTINPNIKKAIARHEIMCTIEDVIRSAMQILKFGGRFYMVYRSDRLTDALYYLRLYKLEPSLIRFVHQNKEKESSLVLIEAKKGKQCSLKVDKPLFIDEMEYYLEKQNGSEDEKR, encoded by the coding sequence ATGCTCAGGAAAGAAAATTTAAAGATAGGAAACTACTGTATATATCAGGATACAGATTTTTTCCTGTATGGGACAGATGCTGTTGTTTTGAGCGATTTTATACAACTTAAGAAAAATGACATTGTGGTTGAGTTTGGCACAGGGAATTTGATAATTCCCATTTTGCTGTGGGCAAAAGGAAAAAAGTTCAAAAAACTCTATGCTTTAGAGATACAAAAAGAAGTTTGTGAACTTGCCATTTTAAATAGGAATATAAATAATCTTCAGGATAGGATTGAAGTGATAAATGCTGATTTGAAAGATGCCCTTAAGATTTTTGGTTCTGAATTTGCAAACGTAGTTTTTACAAATCCCCCTTATAGAAAGGTAAACAGCGGAACAATAAATCCAAACATCAAAAAAGCCATCGCAAGACATGAGATTATGTGTACAATTGAAGATGTCATTCGATCTGCAATGCAGATTCTAAAATTTGGTGGGCGTTTTTACATGGTCTACAGAAGTGACAGACTCACAGATGCACTATATTATTTAAGACTTTACAAGTTAGAACCAAGTCTAATACGATTTGTTCACCAGAACAAGGAAAAAGAGTCTTCACTTGTGCTGATAGAGGCCAAAAAAGGTAAACAGTGTTCACTGAAAGTTGACAAACCACTGTTTATAGATGAGATGGAATATTACCTTGAGAAGCAAAATGGCAGCGAGGATGAAAAAAGATGA
- the rsmI gene encoding 16S rRNA (cytidine(1402)-2'-O)-methyltransferase: MSGKLFIVGTPIGNLDDMSKRAIDTLNSADFIACEDTRVTIKLLNHFGIKKKLVSFHEFSPKEKEEKIIHELKSGKKIALVSDAGMPLISDPGYELVRRCIEEGINVTVIPGPSAFVCALVLSGQNTYSFVFEGFLPKNKRAKREKLESLKYEKRTLIFYEAPHKLLDTLSQMAEIFGVDREISIVKEITKMHESIMLTTLGNAVEFFKQNPPKGEYVLVVRGYEDAKEKTQDDNVEFIKEKLREKLLQGFSKKEAAKMVADELNLPKNKVYKIMVESREF, encoded by the coding sequence ATGAGTGGAAAGCTGTTTATTGTTGGAACACCAATTGGGAATTTAGATGACATGTCAAAACGTGCTATAGACACTTTAAATTCGGCAGACTTTATTGCATGTGAGGATACACGGGTCACCATAAAGCTTTTGAACCATTTCGGTATAAAAAAGAAACTTGTTTCTTTTCATGAGTTCAGTCCAAAAGAAAAAGAAGAGAAAATTATACATGAATTGAAAAGCGGTAAGAAAATTGCACTTGTATCTGATGCGGGAATGCCTCTTATTTCAGATCCTGGGTATGAGCTTGTTAGAAGGTGCATAGAAGAAGGTATAAATGTTACAGTGATACCCGGGCCTTCTGCATTTGTATGTGCTCTTGTGCTATCTGGACAGAATACTTACAGCTTTGTGTTTGAAGGTTTTTTACCCAAAAATAAAAGAGCCAAAAGGGAAAAGCTTGAAAGTTTAAAGTATGAAAAGCGGACCCTCATATTTTATGAAGCTCCCCACAAACTTTTAGATACGCTTTCTCAGATGGCTGAAATTTTTGGGGTGGACAGAGAGATAAGTATTGTTAAAGAAATAACAAAAATGCATGAGAGTATTATGCTCACAACTTTAGGTAATGCTGTTGAATTCTTCAAACAAAATCCACCCAAAGGAGAATATGTGCTTGTTGTGAGAGGCTATGAAGATGCTAAAGAAAAAACACAAGATGACAATGTTGAGTTTATAAAAGAAAAGCTCAGAGAAAAGCTTTTGCAAGGATTTTCTAAAAAAGAGGCGGCGAAGATGGTTGCAGATGAGCTGAATTTGCCTAAAAACAAGGTATACAAAATTATGGTTGAAAGCAGAGAATTTTAA